The proteins below come from a single uncultured Carboxylicivirga sp. genomic window:
- a CDS encoding response regulator: protein MSTDALNNSLVQNWGDKVILVVEDVDTNKIFFDAALRKTNAKILWAKDGKEAITLFTDNKIDLVLMDLQLPIMDGYTATREIKAINAEIPVIAQTAHVMSGEREKCLEAGCDDYLAKPIRLQILMDTLSKYLNK from the coding sequence ATGAGTACGGATGCATTAAACAATTCGTTGGTTCAAAACTGGGGAGACAAAGTAATTTTAGTTGTAGAAGATGTTGATACAAATAAAATCTTTTTTGATGCCGCTTTGCGTAAAACCAATGCAAAAATTTTGTGGGCTAAAGATGGTAAAGAAGCCATCACCCTTTTTACTGATAATAAGATCGATCTGGTATTGATGGATCTTCAGCTACCTATTATGGATGGCTACACTGCAACCCGCGAAATTAAGGCTATTAACGCTGAAATTCCGGTAATTGCACAAACAGCCCACGTTATGTCGGGCGAAAGAGAAAAATGTCTTGAAGCTGGCTGTGATGATTATTTAGCGAAACCCATTCGACTTCAGATTCTGATGGACACGCTTTCAAAATATTTGAACAAATAA